The following proteins come from a genomic window of Acinetobacter baumannii:
- the basB gene encoding acinetobactin non-ribosomal peptide synthetase subunit BasB, with product MLQLQQPEQVNRRFNLWKLNQDLDIQLLIKAIQDIIKTTPDLNVRYTFSDEGDLYKYPFDDHSACLEIKKSYAEHVFEQVNTLKAQAWNAEFHPPFFTSLVETEQGYFLILALHPILDESYQKADFIQAIQNRYQQYSPNNVPLVLTEIDISNHLASSTKAPEQPNQTYVSEIILEEFRNTLAEPEMSQHDDFFDFGGHSLLATRIIGNLLNKHGIEIQFNDFFKSPSAADLAQYAFVKSEKTEKTTLQSVDKAPLTLAQDFLWQAYSAFDFSPIYNLPFAVEFLEEINEDVFLQAFTDIVERHAGLRTIFNSANGQTYQQVVPTSELKHFKWFWNSAESHDATLASEASYKFDLTRELPLRIRLIRNAKGRQTLSFLVHHMVIDEWSLNTIMADLAHAYLARSNAQAPSWKAPAQSILDFSLLQQKQGINQDHLNYWTNLLTGATKGLSLPVSEHELNAEKEKPPVQWLELKFAPEMHEKLLAFSRQHSSSIFAVLYTAIAHALQQQGDLKDIVIGTSASGRTDPEFFDTVGYFTTMVAHRTQFSPSDSFQLLLHNISTMINTSMAYADIPINHIQNALGMSADEGLLFDVFIHIHSNNALNGALKTPQGQDLPYRQILPERDESMFGLHFEIMENVIDGQHQLSMIITYQAHRFPTATVQSICEKIKATLAQI from the coding sequence ATGTTGCAATTACAACAGCCTGAACAAGTTAACCGACGTTTTAATCTATGGAAACTTAATCAAGATTTAGACATTCAACTGCTCATTAAAGCAATTCAAGACATTATTAAAACTACACCTGACTTAAATGTCCGCTATACATTTAGTGACGAAGGTGATTTATACAAATATCCATTTGATGACCATTCAGCTTGCCTAGAAATAAAAAAGAGCTATGCAGAACACGTATTTGAGCAGGTAAATACCTTAAAAGCGCAAGCATGGAATGCAGAATTTCATCCCCCTTTTTTTACAAGTCTCGTAGAAACTGAACAAGGCTATTTCCTTATTTTAGCGCTCCACCCGATTCTCGATGAAAGCTATCAAAAGGCAGATTTTATTCAGGCTATACAAAATCGATATCAACAATATTCACCCAATAATGTGCCATTGGTGCTGACAGAAATTGATATCTCAAATCATCTTGCAAGTTCTACAAAAGCGCCAGAACAACCTAACCAAACCTATGTTTCAGAAATTATTTTAGAAGAGTTCCGAAATACGCTCGCTGAACCAGAAATGAGCCAACATGATGACTTTTTTGATTTTGGTGGCCATTCACTATTAGCAACACGAATTATTGGAAACCTACTCAATAAACATGGAATTGAGATTCAATTTAATGATTTCTTTAAATCTCCATCTGCTGCCGATTTAGCCCAATATGCTTTCGTTAAATCTGAAAAAACCGAAAAAACCACCTTACAAAGTGTAGATAAAGCCCCGCTTACTTTAGCTCAAGATTTCCTGTGGCAAGCTTATTCTGCGTTCGATTTTAGCCCAATTTATAACTTACCATTTGCCGTAGAATTCCTTGAAGAAATTAATGAAGATGTTTTCTTGCAAGCCTTTACAGATATTGTGGAGCGACATGCAGGTTTACGCACAATTTTTAATAGCGCCAATGGTCAAACCTATCAGCAGGTTGTTCCTACGTCTGAACTTAAACACTTCAAATGGTTTTGGAACAGTGCCGAAAGTCACGATGCAACGCTTGCCAGTGAAGCTTCATATAAATTTGATTTAACCCGTGAGCTTCCCTTAAGAATTCGTTTAATTCGAAATGCTAAAGGTCGCCAAACTTTATCGTTTTTAGTTCACCACATGGTGATTGATGAATGGTCTTTAAATACGATTATGGCTGACCTTGCGCATGCTTATCTTGCTCGCTCAAATGCTCAAGCACCGAGCTGGAAGGCACCAGCCCAATCCATTCTTGATTTTTCTTTACTCCAGCAAAAACAAGGTATCAATCAAGACCATCTAAATTATTGGACTAACCTGCTAACAGGGGCAACCAAAGGTCTAAGCCTTCCTGTTTCGGAACATGAATTAAATGCTGAAAAGGAAAAACCTCCAGTCCAATGGCTCGAACTTAAATTTGCACCAGAAATGCATGAAAAGCTTCTCGCATTTTCGAGACAACACAGCTCTTCTATTTTCGCGGTTCTCTATACTGCTATCGCCCATGCATTACAGCAACAAGGTGATTTAAAAGATATTGTGATTGGTACTTCTGCATCTGGACGAACTGATCCTGAGTTTTTTGATACGGTGGGTTACTTTACAACCATGGTGGCGCATCGCACACAGTTTAGCCCTTCAGATTCATTCCAATTGTTGCTCCACAATATCAGCACAATGATTAATACCTCGATGGCCTATGCAGATATTCCCATCAACCATATACAAAATGCGTTAGGGATGAGCGCTGATGAAGGACTGTTATTTGATGTGTTTATTCATATCCATTCAAATAATGCTTTAAACGGCGCGCTCAAAACACCTCAGGGACAAGACCTTCCTTATCGTCAGATTTTGCCGGAACGTGATGAATCGATGTTCGGATTACATTTTGAAATTATGGAAAATGTGATTGATGGACAGCATCAGTTAAGCATGATTATTACTTATCAGGCTCACCGCTTCCCGACTGCAACAGTGCAAAGTATCTGTGAAAAAATTAAGGCAACCTTAGCTCAAATCTAG
- the basA gene encoding acinetobactin non-ribosomal peptide synthetase subunit BasA, with the protein MLKDLSQNLGQTNDKNNNVENFLKQIYENIFEQNSNRAALIFENRSISYAEVGTQVAKVMYALKMQDLATGSVVAICLRKSPEHIYTALACALTGIIWLPVDMDSPPSRLNYLLTNSRADVVVSDSFIAGVQTLNINEILSATTKYKPSFNAEINRRPAYYLYTSGSTGTPKCVVLNNQATENTLQQTISEWKITADDVIMAVTPFHHDMSVFDVFASMAVGATLVVPSFEQSKNAVVWADLVDRYKVTIWSSVPAIVDMLFSVAQKEQLQSLRLIAQGGDYIKPSLIAKLRQQLPNARLFSLGGPTETTIWSIWHEINEQDQEIIPYGKALENNRYFILDENLKPCQMGEVGTMYMAGLNLSNGYLLDGEINYKDFVDIQVSENETQTAFRMSDQGYFREDGNIIFAGREEGYLKIKGVRISAAEVENALTKNPYIHNCVVVSCVHPTTETQELVAVYTLENKYKTTRLNSPELKNFLKIHLPSSHIPSKYLAVETIPLTRNGKIDRKAVQEIAQGKIYVSSTLSANSSKTSSSIAEVGDSVLSVFRECIADSQAEKMDIFYRSEILAIGIRPKQLMSIAQKLSQKLNTQIDFYTLVSCKTIQDVVNKVEQQIK; encoded by the coding sequence ATGCTAAAAGATTTGAGTCAAAATTTAGGGCAAACGAATGATAAAAATAACAATGTAGAAAATTTCTTAAAGCAAATTTATGAAAATATTTTTGAGCAAAATTCCAATCGAGCAGCACTCATTTTTGAAAACCGTAGCATTAGTTATGCTGAGGTAGGGACTCAGGTCGCCAAAGTCATGTATGCGCTAAAAATGCAAGACTTGGCGACAGGGTCGGTGGTGGCAATTTGCCTGAGAAAAAGTCCTGAGCATATTTATACAGCTTTGGCATGTGCGCTTACTGGCATCATTTGGCTACCTGTAGATATGGACTCACCGCCGTCGCGACTGAACTATTTATTGACGAATAGTCGGGCAGATGTTGTGGTGAGTGACTCATTTATTGCAGGTGTGCAAACACTAAATATTAATGAGATTTTATCGGCTACAACTAAGTACAAACCGAGCTTTAATGCCGAAATTAACCGACGTCCGGCATATTATTTATATACTTCGGGAAGTACAGGGACTCCGAAATGTGTGGTCCTAAATAATCAGGCCACAGAAAACACGCTACAACAGACGATCTCGGAATGGAAAATTACTGCTGACGATGTGATTATGGCGGTAACACCGTTTCATCATGATATGTCGGTATTTGATGTATTTGCTTCAATGGCAGTGGGTGCAACTTTAGTGGTTCCATCTTTTGAGCAAAGTAAAAATGCTGTTGTCTGGGCCGATTTAGTAGATCGTTACAAGGTTACGATTTGGAGCAGTGTGCCTGCCATTGTCGATATGCTGTTCAGTGTAGCTCAAAAAGAACAACTACAGTCTTTACGTTTAATTGCCCAAGGTGGCGACTATATCAAGCCCTCACTTATAGCGAAGTTAAGACAACAATTGCCTAACGCTCGTTTATTTTCATTAGGTGGGCCTACCGAGACCACAATTTGGAGTATATGGCATGAAATAAATGAGCAAGATCAGGAAATTATTCCGTATGGAAAAGCTTTAGAAAATAACCGTTATTTTATTTTGGATGAAAATCTGAAGCCTTGCCAAATGGGCGAGGTCGGTACGATGTATATGGCCGGCCTAAATTTATCTAATGGTTATTTACTTGATGGGGAAATTAATTATAAAGATTTCGTTGATATTCAAGTGAGTGAAAATGAAACTCAAACTGCTTTTCGCATGAGTGATCAAGGATATTTTAGGGAAGATGGAAATATTATTTTTGCGGGACGTGAGGAAGGTTATTTAAAAATAAAAGGTGTGAGAATCTCTGCGGCAGAGGTTGAAAATGCTTTGACGAAGAACCCGTATATCCATAACTGTGTGGTAGTAAGTTGTGTACATCCAACGACTGAAACTCAAGAGTTAGTCGCCGTTTACACCCTAGAAAATAAATACAAAACTACTCGCCTAAATAGCCCCGAATTAAAAAACTTCTTAAAAATACATTTGCCGAGTTCACATATTCCTTCGAAATATTTGGCCGTGGAAACCATACCTCTCACTCGAAATGGAAAAATTGATCGTAAAGCTGTGCAAGAAATCGCTCAGGGGAAAATTTATGTCTCTTCTACGTTGTCTGCAAACTCCTCTAAAACATCGTCATCAATCGCTGAGGTGGGGGATTCGGTTCTATCGGTTTTCCGTGAATGCATAGCTGACAGCCAAGCTGAAAAAATGGATATTTTTTATAGAAGTGAAATATTAGCGATAGGCATTCGTCCGAAACAACTCATGAGTATTGCGCAGAAACTTTCTCAAAAGCTCAATACACAAATTGATTTTTATACGCTAGTTAGCTGCAAAACAATTCAGGATGTGGTGAATAAAGTAGAGCAGCAAATAAAATAG
- the bauF gene encoding acinetobactin utilization protein BauF, protein MTKIAEKSKQEYGDLLKEKDHLQDMEQLEMTIVSIHTPYPSIVRIQGKINTLQPELWQAPNLAIRLIVSNPPEGQPISRVYTVRSFNPVNTQIEIDFVKHEDLSPAMEWLNSAQVGTKIGLIGPRPHFIPNFTAKKHVVMFADDTAVPALYSILQQWENGVSADIFIESFEKDIASQLPKLEHVKIHSFHKEHHTAQKGLLLKAAFALEHYKNITIWAACERNEARALRQFFLEDQQLNKNDVRIAGYWRDGVSSSELDKLRAQHYQEHIQQGKTLNEYDDLDLAN, encoded by the coding sequence ATGACAAAAATTGCAGAAAAATCGAAACAAGAATATGGCGACTTATTAAAAGAAAAAGACCATTTACAAGATATGGAACAACTTGAGATGACTATCGTCTCGATCCATACACCGTATCCGTCCATTGTAAGAATTCAAGGAAAAATCAACACATTACAGCCAGAGCTTTGGCAAGCTCCCAATTTGGCAATTCGGTTAATTGTGAGCAATCCGCCAGAGGGACAACCCATTTCACGCGTCTATACGGTCCGTTCATTTAACCCTGTAAATACTCAAATCGAAATTGATTTTGTTAAACATGAAGATTTAAGCCCAGCAATGGAATGGCTTAATTCGGCTCAAGTGGGTACAAAAATCGGGCTTATTGGCCCACGCCCCCATTTCATTCCCAATTTCACAGCCAAAAAGCATGTGGTCATGTTTGCCGACGATACGGCTGTACCCGCGTTATATTCAATACTCCAGCAATGGGAAAATGGTGTAAGTGCTGATATTTTCATTGAAAGTTTTGAAAAAGATATTGCTAGCCAATTACCCAAACTTGAGCATGTCAAAATTCATTCGTTCCATAAAGAACATCACACGGCACAAAAAGGCCTTCTTTTAAAGGCAGCATTTGCGCTAGAACATTACAAAAATATTACGATTTGGGCGGCTTGCGAACGCAACGAAGCAAGAGCCTTACGCCAGTTTTTTCTAGAAGACCAACAGTTAAATAAAAATGACGTGCGCATTGCTGGCTATTGGAGAGATGGCGTATCTAGTTCAGAGTTAGACAAACTGCGCGCTCAACATTATCAGGAACATATTCAGCAAGGTAAGACCTTAAACGAATATGATGACCTCGATTTAGCAAATTAA
- a CDS encoding helix-turn-helix transcriptional regulator produces the protein MGNRDKHLLTQLDTIAKGLSETLAPFCEVVVHDLTNPEHAILSIHNNLSGRKVGDPATELGLARIMSPEFPNLITNYANQFADGRPAKSTSIGIKDEEGQYVAALCMNIDLTLFRGMQSALEHFTKIETDSIIENLEPNGTEAIRRYIDQFASKHATTPRMLKLNERKQLIQELKNNGLLEIKKAVETVAQHLGISRASAYLYVKET, from the coding sequence TTGGGCAATCGTGATAAACATTTACTCACTCAACTCGATACCATCGCGAAAGGGTTAAGTGAAACACTAGCGCCTTTTTGTGAAGTGGTTGTCCATGACTTAACCAATCCTGAGCATGCCATACTTTCAATACACAATAATTTATCTGGCCGAAAAGTTGGAGATCCGGCAACTGAGTTGGGGCTGGCAAGAATTATGTCTCCGGAGTTTCCAAACCTTATTACAAACTATGCTAACCAGTTTGCAGATGGCCGCCCTGCAAAAAGCACCTCGATCGGTATTAAAGATGAAGAGGGCCAGTACGTAGCTGCTTTATGTATGAATATTGATTTAACCTTATTTAGAGGGATGCAAAGCGCTTTAGAGCATTTCACTAAAATTGAGACTGACAGCATTATTGAAAATTTGGAACCGAATGGCACGGAAGCAATTCGAAGATATATCGATCAGTTTGCTTCAAAACATGCCACTACACCGCGTATGCTAAAACTCAATGAGAGAAAGCAATTAATACAAGAACTCAAGAATAATGGTTTATTAGAAATTAAAAAGGCGGTGGAAACGGTTGCCCAACATTTAGGTATATCCAGAGCCAGTGCCTATTTGTATGTAAAAGAAACTTAA
- a CDS encoding threo-3-hydroxy-L-aspartate ammonia-lyase: MKNLTLPNYEDVAAAAERIKGFVNKTPVLTSRTVNNEFEAEVFFKCENFQRVGAFKFRGAMNALLQFNETQKKAGVVAFSSGNHAQAIALSSKILGIPATIIMPKDAPAAKMAATREYGGNIVEFDRYTEDREKIGKEIAEQNGLTLIPSYDHPHVIAGQGTAAKELFEEVGDLDYLFVCLGGGGLLAGSALSARQLSPNCKIYGVEPALGNDGQMSFRKGEIVHIDTPPTIADGAQTQYLGKLTFPIIQQKVDDILTVTDEELINAMKFFAERMKMVVEPTGCLGFAAARNLKHELKGKRIGIIISGGNVDISKYAEFLSA; this comes from the coding sequence ATGAAAAATTTAACCCTTCCAAATTATGAAGATGTCGCAGCCGCTGCTGAACGTATAAAAGGTTTTGTAAATAAAACTCCTGTTTTAACTTCACGTACGGTGAACAATGAATTTGAAGCAGAAGTGTTCTTTAAATGTGAGAATTTTCAGCGTGTAGGCGCTTTCAAATTTCGTGGTGCCATGAATGCACTTTTGCAATTTAATGAGACTCAAAAGAAAGCAGGTGTAGTTGCTTTTTCTTCGGGAAATCATGCACAAGCTATTGCGCTTTCATCAAAAATTCTTGGTATTCCAGCAACCATTATCATGCCTAAAGATGCACCTGCTGCAAAAATGGCAGCAACGCGAGAATACGGCGGTAATATTGTTGAATTTGACCGTTATACGGAAGATCGGGAAAAAATTGGAAAAGAGATTGCCGAACAAAATGGTCTAACATTAATTCCGTCTTATGACCATCCGCATGTGATTGCAGGTCAAGGTACAGCTGCTAAAGAGTTATTTGAAGAAGTCGGTGATTTAGATTACCTGTTTGTATGTTTAGGTGGCGGCGGTTTGTTGGCAGGTTCTGCCCTGTCGGCTCGCCAGCTTTCTCCGAACTGTAAAATATATGGCGTTGAACCTGCGCTAGGAAATGATGGGCAAATGTCTTTTAGAAAAGGAGAAATTGTTCATATTGATACCCCACCAACCATTGCCGATGGCGCGCAGACTCAATATTTGGGCAAATTGACCTTTCCTATTATTCAACAGAAAGTTGATGATATTTTGACGGTCACAGACGAAGAACTCATTAACGCTATGAAGTTCTTTGCTGAAAGAATGAAGATGGTGGTTGAACCGACAGGATGTCTCGGATTTGCGGCTGCCCGTAATTTAAAACATGAGTTAAAAGGCAAACGTATCGGCATTATTATTAGTGGTGGCAATGTCGATATTTCTAAATACGCGGAGTTTTTATCTGCCTAA
- a CDS encoding pirin family protein — translation MNAYLHRSEDRGHVKAGWLESYHSFSFGSWYNPKYMGVSALRVINDDRIDAHNGFGTHSHDNMEILTCVLDGAISHRDTMGNEGQIKAGEWQLMSAGTGVAHSEINNTDTPVHLLQIWIIPDVKEAEPNYQQISLDPRNQPNEWHLIAGPDANAPMHIRQDAEVKSAVLEKGRELPVETSKRVNYVHVISGEVRIGEYEVKAGDALVFEDNAVIHANEDSQFIWFDLP, via the coding sequence ATGAATGCTTATTTGCATCGTAGTGAAGATCGTGGTCATGTTAAAGCAGGCTGGTTAGAGTCTTATCATAGCTTTTCGTTTGGTAGCTGGTATAACCCTAAATATATGGGGGTAAGTGCACTTCGAGTCATTAATGATGACCGAATCGATGCCCACAACGGTTTCGGTACTCACTCGCATGACAACATGGAAATTTTAACCTGTGTGCTTGATGGTGCAATTTCACACCGTGACACCATGGGAAATGAAGGCCAGATTAAAGCAGGTGAATGGCAACTTATGAGTGCCGGTACAGGTGTTGCTCATAGTGAGATTAATAACACCGATACACCAGTGCACTTATTACAAATCTGGATTATTCCCGATGTAAAAGAAGCCGAGCCAAATTATCAGCAAATTAGTTTGGACCCACGTAATCAACCTAACGAATGGCATTTGATTGCAGGCCCTGACGCAAATGCACCAATGCATATTCGCCAAGATGCAGAGGTAAAATCTGCTGTACTTGAAAAAGGTCGTGAACTGCCAGTTGAGACTTCAAAACGAGTTAATTACGTTCATGTAATTTCAGGTGAAGTTCGTATTGGTGAGTACGAAGTGAAAGCGGGTGATGCTCTGGTCTTTGAAGATAACGCCGTGATTCATGCAAATGAAGACAGCCAGTTTATCTGGTTTGATTTACCTTAA
- a CDS encoding TetR/AcrR family transcriptional regulator produces the protein MRNVVLPTRALYVVNKAIDLFHHRGFHLIGVDRIVKESEITKATFYNYFHSKERLIEICLMVQKEKLQEQVVAMVEYDLSTSAIDKLKKLYDLHTDVEGPYYLLFKAVFEIKNSYPNAYQTAVRYRTWLINEIYSQLRTLKPDASFTDAKLFLYMVEGTIIQLLSSGGVSEREGVFECFLRGLTTCK, from the coding sequence ATGCGAAATGTAGTTCTCCCAACACGTGCCTTATACGTTGTAAATAAAGCAATTGATCTGTTTCATCACCGTGGATTTCACCTTATTGGGGTCGACAGAATAGTGAAAGAATCAGAGATTACAAAAGCGACTTTTTATAATTATTTTCACTCTAAAGAACGACTCATTGAAATTTGCTTGATGGTGCAAAAAGAAAAGCTCCAAGAACAAGTAGTTGCAATGGTTGAGTATGATTTAAGTACTTCCGCAATCGATAAACTCAAAAAACTTTATGATTTACATACCGATGTAGAAGGGCCGTATTACTTATTATTTAAAGCCGTTTTTGAGATTAAAAATAGTTATCCCAACGCTTATCAAACCGCAGTGCGCTATAGAACATGGTTGATCAATGAAATTTATAGCCAGCTTAGAACACTAAAACCTGATGCCTCTTTTACCGATGCCAAACTATTTTTATATATGGTGGAGGGCACAATCATTCAGCTTTTAAGCTCTGGTGGGGTAAGCGAGCGGGAGGGTGTGTTTGAGTGTTTTTTAAGAGGGCTAACTACATGCAAATGA
- a CDS encoding molybdopterin-binding domain-containing protein, translating into MQKKLPIPDNLPNHLTDIFYHINISLPKGDLKETVKLDEAINQLNARDVYALQDYPLHNLSEYAGWAINSEITQTASIESPLFIANWYYWGQQLYRSINPYKLDLKTPSLLEIPAYTKLPEFLDSVIPEQDERLDLSDTDAKKITGPISAMHGVIPKGSIFKQGDVILKKDERLTPEKLIILRRAGIKELTIYKKPKILIVSMHSFDKEEMSEESLYVKDVLKTWGYEQVEIKSLKPERYDAAFNSLKKDNNSALDESLTTSRDDYIKFFEEQTMNFDVILCCTYQNSRSALFQLEKLPIFDQSSMSAALNTRCMPGNEIKILKGKDRTPPSRETVQIYDENGNHKGMCVVVTEDKATIINLPGDIQDIAILMHAFVKYILNKHISDFFDHAYFKGKTDIEIVPDVTNRKLLWGHYKAHESGEYVLEIIEQQPYQIEPSLSANCIVMVPFQEKVIAKSNDLYFMKID; encoded by the coding sequence ATGCAAAAAAAACTGCCAATACCAGATAACTTACCAAATCATTTAACGGATATTTTTTATCACATCAATATAAGTTTGCCTAAAGGCGATTTAAAAGAAACTGTCAAGTTAGATGAAGCTATAAATCAACTTAACGCAAGGGATGTATATGCTTTACAGGATTATCCTCTGCATAATTTATCTGAATATGCGGGTTGGGCTATTAATTCAGAAATAACTCAAACTGCGAGTATAGAAAGCCCTTTATTCATTGCCAATTGGTACTACTGGGGGCAACAGCTTTATAGATCTATTAATCCGTATAAATTAGACCTAAAAACTCCAAGTTTGTTAGAAATTCCTGCTTATACAAAATTACCAGAGTTTTTAGATTCGGTCATTCCTGAACAAGATGAAAGACTGGATCTTTCTGACACCGATGCCAAAAAGATTACTGGCCCTATCTCTGCCATGCATGGTGTTATTCCTAAGGGCAGCATATTTAAACAAGGCGATGTGATTCTAAAAAAAGATGAGAGGTTAACTCCTGAAAAACTAATTATCTTAAGACGGGCAGGGATCAAAGAATTAACTATTTATAAAAAACCAAAAATTCTTATTGTAAGTATGCATTCTTTTGATAAAGAAGAAATGAGTGAGGAAAGTCTGTATGTTAAAGATGTTTTGAAAACATGGGGCTATGAGCAGGTAGAAATCAAATCACTTAAACCTGAACGTTACGATGCTGCATTTAATAGTCTTAAAAAAGATAATAATTCGGCTTTAGATGAGTCATTAACGACAAGCAGGGACGATTATATAAAGTTCTTTGAAGAACAGACTATGAATTTTGATGTCATTCTTTGTTGTACATATCAAAATAGTCGTTCCGCTTTATTTCAGCTTGAGAAACTTCCGATCTTTGATCAAAGCAGTATGTCAGCTGCTTTGAATACTCGTTGTATGCCTGGTAATGAAATTAAAATTCTCAAAGGGAAAGATAGAACGCCACCTAGTCGTGAGACAGTTCAAATTTATGATGAGAACGGTAATCACAAAGGTATGTGTGTAGTCGTTACAGAAGACAAAGCGACTATTATTAATTTACCGGGTGATATCCAAGATATTGCGATTCTGATGCATGCTTTTGTGAAATATATTTTAAATAAACACATCTCAGACTTTTTTGATCATGCTTATTTCAAAGGTAAAACGGACATAGAGATTGTTCCTGATGTAACAAATAGAAAATTGTTATGGGGTCATTACAAGGCTCATGAAAGTGGGGAATATGTATTAGAAATTATTGAACAGCAGCCATATCAAATAGAACCATCTCTTAGTGCAAATTGTATTGTAATGGTTCCGTTTCAAGAAAAAGTAATTGCCAAAAGCAATGATTTATATTTTATGAAAATAGATTGA
- a CDS encoding YbdD/YjiX family protein has translation MNFKFAKNGTVIIAKIIKMTVLSQKEILLSPKNWSRIATLWQRLQQSFRLMVGVPDYQTYLEHMKAHHPDLTPMDAQTFYRHCVDARYPSAGGTLKKCPC, from the coding sequence ATGAATTTTAAATTTGCAAAAAATGGTACTGTCATTATTGCGAAAATCATCAAAATGACCGTGCTTTCGCAAAAAGAGATATTGCTCTCTCCAAAGAACTGGTCACGTATCGCAACCTTATGGCAGCGTTTACAGCAAAGCTTCCGACTCATGGTTGGTGTGCCGGACTATCAAACGTATCTGGAGCATATGAAAGCCCATCATCCAGATTTAACGCCTATGGATGCACAAACTTTCTATCGACATTGTGTTGATGCAAGATACCCATCTGCAGGTGGTACTTTGAAGAAGTGCCCTTGCTAA